CAATTTACTCATATGATTTTCTCAGGCTCCTAAAATATGATACTTCTGACAACACAAATATTGGCTGAAGCAACATGTCTTTTATTAGTATATTCTAGCGAGAATTCTTGAGGTTTACTACAAAACACATTGTTCAACTTCAACCCTGGGTTCAGGATGGTTTTGTCATTTATTAACAAAAGTTAATTGCagataaaatctctctctaGCCATATCATTATTTCTATTTAAATATTGTTACCAAATAGTAAAACTGCAATCATCATATCATGTCTGATCCGAACTGAAATACTGTACTCCCTTAGTAGTCAGTACTTGCTAACTTGAAAGTATAATTTGCTTAACATAATATTATGACACTGTACCAGGCAGCTTACCATAAATGTGCTGTCTGCAGGAGACTGTTCTGTCCAGCAGTCAATCTGGTCATTTTTATAGTACTTAGGATGAAAACCTGACAAACATTGCTCAACTTCCATTTTGTGAACCATGATTCAAAGGACTGATAATGTCAGGCATCAGGAAGTTCACTGACCGAAGAGGTGGAAGTGTTTTTTAatagaaacaacagaaaaagtcCATCATGTAATTATACATGAACCTGTTGTTCGGATTGCTGTTTGTTGTCCAAAtcagtgttttttggttttttgttttttttttggactgagcAGTTCTTGCCCAACATTCTGAGTTTGGTCATTTGTCTTTGGCACACCACAGGCACTTCCATCATCTCATACACACTTGCCTGCCACCTTAACCTCAAGAATGGGACATGCACTTAAGCTAACAGATTTAGCTGAAGCTGACTGTGGCCTCTATTAATGTCgtatatatgtgcacacacgcacacacacacacacacacacacacacatacagagagagagagaggtcagcaAATCCAACATCTTTCAGGTCAGCTTTTCTATACAGTTTGACAGACTTGGCCATATATTATTGGGCCAATGTCAGACAGCTGCTTGTGATTGCTGGGAGTTTGGCTGGATGATTTTTGGGTGGATCATTCTCAGTGCACCATCGACTTTATGTGAAACTGCTTGCAGGACTGCTCCTTCAGACAGGCAACTACCATGCATCATTCAATtcatgtttgcatatgtgtttgtagtCATGCATTACAGTAATGAATTGAAACTATTTCAAAGCTCTTAGCAGTGGCTTGAAATACTCTGTCTATTGGATTGTGACACTGCTAAAGGATGAGCTTAGCCATAGCAAAGTCCAGTCAAACAAGCAGTCAACTGTATATTGGctaagaaaatatttattttgtgagtAGGTTGTCTTGGGTCATCTAAGAAACTAATATGACTAACAAGTGAAATTTTGGTCTTACCAAACAGGATACTTCTTGCAACTGAGTATCAATAGCTCAAGTTTaagttcaaatttatttaaagcccagtatcactgttttacagtttcaaggggctttacatgcccacaggtttagaacaaacagaacaggatggcacccctgacttaatcctcatattggggaagaaaaaaactcccttCAAAAAACCCAGGTGTAGCAGGGAAAAAattggaagaaatcttgagaaggaccacagagagaggagagcccatcgtggccagacaggtgtgcaatagatGGTGACCCAGTGAGCAGTTACAATGCAGTCATAATGTAAAAGAATACGCAGTtgcagacaaaataaaacaacaaaagcaggagGGGGACCTTGATCGAGGCAGgcgacacaagcacacagaaatcaaccacacacacagaaagcagaggggagggagaagaagagcagaggggaaggagaagaagaaagaaactgtgAGAGACATCTAAAGGagcagaaactaaactaaactatgacagGAGAGACTAAGCCCCCCCGATAGTCAAATCGAAATGATCTTATCCACAagttaaagaaaacagataagtcttaagtttggttttaaaggtatcaGCCCAGCCCgagtttttttaatttttttttttttttgcacagaagTTGCCCACATTCTAAAATTAAATTCCGTTAAATTCCTTAAATTAACGGAATTTCAATTTATtaaactgaatttcattaaattgtgtttttttggttattaCTTTTGTAGGAACAAATGCATTAACAATAGATTCTGCGTCAGTCATACTTAGCATGGGCCCGATTTTAGAGGTGACAAAAGGAAATTTTGGtggtgttcttgatatgagtgactggCGAGACTAGAGTCAGAAATCAAACCAAGATTTTTAGCTGGATGAGTTTTTTAGAGTTTTGAgtgatgatgcagttgtcaacacttagggtaagatcactaaaaagatgcttatgagtagggggaccaatgattAGCATTTCAGTATTGCTAGCATTAAGCATCAGCAAATTAGAGGACACCCAACCTTTAGTAggacagagacacgcctcaaggttagccaattcagagcggtcattgtgctttGTAGGTAAGAAGATCttagtatcgtcagcataacaatggaagctAATGTTATAACTATGAATAATATCGCCCAGAGGGAGCAAGTAAACAGAGAATAGGAGAGGACCAAGGAagacccctgaggaacaccatagttaagctctcggtactcagagatcacattattgtagtggacaccctgctttctctctgagagataggATTTAAACCAATAGAGCGCCAGGCCACAAATACCAGTTGGACTTTCCAGGCGCTTGAATGATATGGTGTCATCGACCATGTCAAAtactgcactcagatcaagaaGGATAAGAGGAGGGGTAGCACCAAGGTCTGTCGCTAGTAAGAGATCATTTGTCACTCTAGTTAGTGCAGTTTCAGTGGATTGAAAACACCTGAaacctgactgaaacatttcaaacagattaCTGAAGAACATATGGTCTAGAAGCTGAGCAGCTAAAATTTTATCAAGTGTttctgagagaaacaggagattaaGGATCGGCCTGTAATTATTTAAGGTTTCAGGGTCATAGTTCGGTTTTTAAGTGAAGACCGGATCACAGCCgttttgaaagcagagggtaaAATGCCAGATTTAGTGGGTTGAGCATTGCTGGGCgaagaaccgagaaaagctctgtgtgaAGTTCAGCAGGTAGGGGGCCAAGCAGGCAAGAGGCTGTTTTAGCAGAATGTGCCAATTTGGAAAgcgttgggaggggggggggggggggggggggggggggtagagcaCTACTATAAGATAAAATGAGGTAGTGCAGGAAGAAAAAATTAGGTAAGCTAAGGGTGTGAGGAGCAAGGCTTTGAACTGGTTCAAGGAACgaaaacgaaaaccagaaacaacTGATATTTTGCTAGGAACAAAAATGAACCcagaaactttattttttttaaatgttctggaacagaaacatttatccAACATAATGGTAACCGGTTAGTAATGTTATTTCttcgttcttttatttattacaacaaattaaaatattttctgcttgcaataactttggtggagtttacttcctgtcttcctctgaatgtCACTCACGTCTTTAGATAACGGACATAAATTTACCAGCCGCGGGCAGTGATAtagtgtgaaagtgaaatgtggtgtggtctccCTACTTGTAACCAGAGGAGATAAATATTGTGCTATGCCCCTTATAAAATGTTGGTCTTAAACATCAGCTTCATCAATGTTTGATAGCTAGGCTACCATGTAAGGAGAACTAATATTGGGAATAGCTGGATAGCTCCAATTAGGCTAAACATAATGTGGCCCACATAGCCTATTAGCAAGCTTGCTAACTGTGGCTTTAAAATTACATAGTTTCTcattttttgccatttaaaCATTTGTGATTGACAACGATTGCAAAACAATCGaatcaaacaaatcaaaggACAGATTGGACTACAGCGCTCCTAGTTAGTGATGCAGTGcatttctgtaatgttttgtaatgACATTAGTGATAGAGACTATAGATTAAAATATCTATCAATAGTGTGTTGTTACAGTTGTAacagaggtttttttctctctttatcaggTGCACTTTGGTaaacatttagaaataaatGTGTAGTGATGTCACAAGTAGTCAGATCCAGGAAGTAAGGATAACCAGGAAGTTTGTTCCATCAATACAGTGTGACATCTTGATGAATGCTCCTACAAATCCACTTACATCTACTCTCATCTTCTGTCTTTCATTAACGGCAGTTCTTCAGACCATTAATATAGTTTCATCTCTTATTGTAGTTTCATACTGTCTACTTtaataaacctgtggacaaAACAACCATCCTAAGAGTGTTAATGGCGGAAAAGAGTTTACACTTGCTGCCAGTTCCCCTTCTCATACGTACGAGGAAGGAAAGACAGTACAAATGGACATTTTTTATACTgatacatattgtcatgtcacacagGCCTACATGGAACATTTTTAAGTAGTATTTCATTTGGTGCTTACTGGTTCGGGAATGATAATTTTAAAGTGCAACGCAAAACCTGAAATGTTGAAATACTGATTCTGCTTGGAACGAACCGATTGAAAAACaattctggtttgaagccctggTGAGGAGAAAATTCGGTATTATAGATTAGTTCTACACCCCCACTTTTCTTTGTTACCCTAGCAGCATGAGAAAAGGAATACTTGGAGgatgaagcttcatttaaagaggaaaaaaacatctggCATCAGCCaggtttcacacaaacccatcatgtcaaggctgaGTTCTCTGATCAGGTCGCTGACCAGCAATGCCTTAGGGGAAAGCGACCtaatattgataaaacctaacttcagggTTATCGGCCTTACAGCAAACATAACggaagggggagggagaagcaagaaaaggaagagaagaattACATCCAATACATGCAGATTCAGGACAGATGTGAACCATATAGGCTTATATAAAAGAGGAGACAAATTATACAAAGAGTCATATCCTCACTCAAGACCATTCACATTTCtgtcacaaatatttttttcagataaATTTATATTAAAATCACATTCCAAAAATAGAGTGTCAGAAGCAGAAACAACTCTTGAAATCTGCCAGGGGTGTAGTAATCGAGTCCAGATTCAAAACGTTTTTTATATTGTCTTGGACTTGTTGGTATTGGCACTTTAACTTGTCTCGGTCTTGCCCATTGGTCTCGCCAAACATTCTAGTTGGTCTCGACGGAGTCCAGCGGCCTTTAAAAAGTATGTACAATTTTTGTCAAGTAactccttcaaaacaaaatcattgatTAAGCTGGCTTGTTCAGAAAACGGCATTGGTTTAATTAATTCAAAATCCATCTAGAACGGGCATTGACATTGGCTGCCTGGTAACTGTGTGCCTTCCAAAACTCATCTCCACGCATAGGATATCCTGGTTAATTATAACACCTTGTAATTTGCTAATTTATACTCAACTGCTTTAACACAAATATTAATATCACCATAAATAACAGATTTGGTTTGACAAGCAAAATACATTTCATAGGAAATTAGTATCTGTAAAACATTAGAGAGACGTGAAtaccatttttgttttcaccaaaATTTGTGAGAAATCTCTAAAGCTGTTTTCGGCTCTAAATCTCTATTACCTACGATTAATTCAGATTGAAAACTTTTGGTCAGAAAGTCCTCCCAAATGCCCTCGGTGTCTATACATGCACTCAGAGTTTTCACATTACACAACTTACAGTTTGTCCCAGATGTTGTGGGCccagtttgttttttcccaAGACATTTTTGGAACCAGCTGTTATAATTTCTACTGATTCATGAGCACCTACCATACAACCAAGTGTTGAAATATGATGCACTGTATATCAGTAATTAACCATATTGTGGCAAGAAAATGTGAGTTGAGTGTACACTCcgcagacaaatgaaaaaagtagTAAGTACAAGTATTTTAGttaatgtatgtttattttgataaaCAATATGCATTTACAGACACGAGATtacctgtttgttgttgtgtatatgcacatgcaAATCTGGATGGATTTTTGccgtaaaaatgtaaaaacggATATGTCAGTATGGAGTCCAGGGGCACTTAAACAGCAGTAGGGTCAGTGATCCTGCCCATGAAGAGGATAGTTTTGGTGCTGTCTTCAACAATCAGCAGGAGGAAGGGTCTGTTCAGATCTATTGTAAAATATCGCAGTCCTGCTGTCTTTACAACAAGTTCTAAAGTGGTGGCAGCAGCTGCCTCAGAGCCTCTCTCATCCACTTTCAGAACTGCCTTATGTTCCACCTAGAGAATTTattgagaaagaaacagaggtaTGACACATATCAGTGTATTTCTCAGAAATTCACGTCAGCTGTCTTTTGCCAGTATTATACAGAACTGCATTAGGGCTAGTCACATTTTTCTACAAAGCATTTAACTCATAGAGTGGAGAGCTAAAATCAGTGTAGTAAATTCTTTTCTTGGAGAGCCAGATGTTCGCCCAAACTGCAAGATTGACATTCTGTAGGACGGGGATTGCTTACGCTGATTTAAGATTAACATGAAACCAGACAAAATATGCAAAATGAAGAGACAAGGGAGCATACTGAGCAATCTGATTTGTTTGTGTACCTTTGAAACCACCAGCTTGTCTAAGTCCGAAATTCCAGAGAGGTCTCCTGCTTCTGAGAATGCACTGATCATTCCCATCTCCTTCAAAGTGTCAGCCAGGGAGTAAGATGCTGATATGGAGAACTTgggcacagacactgagaattTATTTCTGAGGAACAGACAATTTGATGTGTTTATGTCCATGATAATCTGGAGGATGTATTGTTATTGTGGTAAACTTGAGTGATTTCATAGCTTCAATGCTTCCTATTTTATTGCCAGGGACAATGTCACATATAATAACTCCAGTTTTATGTAAAAATAACTTACAGTCAGAGTTAGTGCTTATTAAAGAGAAAATGCAGAATTTTCCAAACGCAATGTGGCAAGCGATAACAGTGCACTGCAGGTAATTTCTAAtcactgtgtttgcatgtttaatTTGAAGACGGGCAAGAAAGAATAATTTCCTTGAGTCTCACCCAGTCTCATGAAACAGAATCAAAGGATAACTTTTAAACTCCATAGTATAGCTCAGAGGAGAGTGTCAAACATTACCATTTGAAGGAGACTCTTTCTAGAATCACAGGGCTTTTTTATGAGTCCTGCCCTACCTCATAAGACTGTCGTGCCAGTGTTTGATCTGTTCTTTAGAGAGGAGCCCCTCCACCTCCTGCATCTTCCCCTCATCAGGGAGAAGGACCATCATGGATGCTTTACCCTTGTATGGCAACATCAGGACGGTGGTGTGGTTGGCTTGATCTATGTAATACTCATAAAAACCTCTCCTCCGCATCATGTCCACTGTCACATTGGTGTTTTCATCCACATGGAAGTCATCTTTACGAGTGTCTTTTGCATCAAAAGGTTCCTCCCATTTACCTGAAAGGGAAAGATTTCTAAACATACTGAAACATTACCAAAGATCTTGATAATTGTTGAAtctaaataaaatgtgactgtacctttaaaaaacaaataacttatCAGCATCATGACAGTGTCGCCATCCACATTTTTAACCAAGTCAGTGATCATGTCATGTGTCTTCTTGGCAATGTACTTATTGATCTCTTGTGCAGCCACATCAGGTTTGCTGAAATCAGCAGTGAAAGCCTCACTCTGATAGTAGTGTTGGGCATTCTGCAGGAACTTGTCAAGTGGTTTGAAGCCCTGTCTGATGGCTAGAGAAGTGCCCATCTCCAGCTGAAAGGCATCTCGGCTGTGGTTGAGCATGTGGAGCAGGTGCTCGTATCCCTTATTAACCTGTGCGGGCTGGAGGTTACTGTACTCCAGTACACGGTAGATCTCTGAGTGAGTCTGTTCCTTGGCGCCCAGTGCTAGCAGGGATAGTGCCATAGAGATGCTCACTGGACTGAAAAAGATGTTTTTGCCCTTAGAGACGGGTAGGGTATTTAGCTTCCTGTACAGACTGAAAGCAAAGTCAGCATTGTGTTGGGAAAGCAGATGGCAGTCTTGCTGGGCACCCTCATGGTTAGGATGGGGCTCCTCCTTGGCATGATGAAGGTGTTTGTGATGATCTGCTGAGTGGATGCCATGATCATTGCTAGCTGGATCTACAGCACAAGCTACAACCAGCAGCAGGCCAAAGGTCAAATAGCAAGAGAACTTATCCCACATTTTGTTATCTATACAAAAGCAAAATACGAATTTTGAGGAGACAGATTTTCTTATGACTGCACTTTATAGAACAGCATTGcagtaaagaataaaaatcaAGTCAGAAGACGAGGATATTAGAGCAGATATTAGACcaattttttaaacattattttttttttaatacttatatatttaatacattaaaaaattatACATGAAAATGGTTTTTCATCATTATGTAATGTACCTCAAATATTACACTTCATATATAAAATCCTTATTAATACAGTGCCTCTTCTTGCaacataaagtaaaaaaaagcatgtgttttctgagaaaaTGGAAGATATTACAACagtgaaatatataaaagagTGTTTTCTATCATTATGTACTTTTCAGAATTCTTAATGTTTAGTATAAAACACATTGCCTTCTAGTTTCTTCCTGGgaaataaaatattcagtagtagtagtagtggtatcATTATTTGTATAAAAAAATGTCTGTACAGTAAAGCTACAACTTTCATACCAGATTAATGGTCCCATTTGAAATACTAAATTTATGTAGTAATCAGTGCTGGCTAACATTAATATCTTAAGTCTAAAATTATGATGTTACATTTAATTGAATGTTATGAGCTATCAAGAAACTTACTGTGAGAGTACTGTCTGCAGAGGACTGTTGAAGTTTGCAGGCAGTCTGGTCATTTTCATGCTCTTTGCTCTTTTAAAGATCCCAATGCTGTCAAATATTGTTGCCCAACTTCCAATCTGTGAACTGTGATTTAAACTCTTGAGTTATGCA
This sequence is a window from Chanos chanos chromosome 4, fChaCha1.1, whole genome shotgun sequence. Protein-coding genes within it:
- the LOC115810088 gene encoding alpha-1-antitrypsin homolog, with protein sequence MWDKFSCYLTFGLLLVVACAVDPASNDHGIHSADHHKHLHHAKEEPHPNHEGAQQDCHLLSQHNADFAFSLYRKLNTLPVSKGKNIFFSPVSISMALSLLALGAKEQTHSEIYRVLEYSNLQPAQVNKGYEHLLHMLNHSRDAFQLEMGTSLAIRQGFKPLDKFLQNAQHYYQSEAFTADFSKPDVAAQEINKYIAKKTHDMITDLVKNVDGDTVMMLISYLFFKGKWEEPFDAKDTRKDDFHVDENTNVTVDMMRRRGFYEYYIDQANHTTVLMLPYKGKASMMVLLPDEGKMQEVEGLLSKEQIKHWHDSLMRNKFSVSVPKFSISASYSLADTLKEMGMISAFSEAGDLSGISDLDKLVVSKVEHKAVLKVDERGSEAAAATTLELVVKTAGLRYFTIDLNRPFLLLIVEDSTKTILFMGRITDPTAV